agtTTAGCAGGATTCCAAAtctacctcctctcctcctgttGCTCAGTAAATCTAAAATTCTAGACATaaaagaaaggagaagagaTCGAATTGCTAGAGTTGTAGGTGCTCTACTTAGCGTCGGTGTCGGTGGTGTGGGGTTGCTTGCTCACCTcagctgtggcggcggcggcggacggggagGAACTATTGGTGGCGTTGGTGTTGGTGGCGCTGGCAACGTCAGATGTGGTGTGGGAGTGAGAGGAGCCAGTGAGGTTGGCGTAGAGGTCAACGACGCGGGCGATGTTTGTGTTGAGATCCCGGATGAGGGCGACGTTGCGGGTGAGGCGATCGGCATCGCGGGCCTTGTGGTTCTGGCTGATCTCTTGGATCAGCGTGTGGTTCTGCTCCAGGATCCCTCGCACCTCACCTAAGCTAAGTGGCGGGTCCTGCACCACATTCCCccctccgccatcgccgccgtcgtcgctcctcGCCATCCCTCCGACCCCttcgccgtcaccaccgtt
The Oryza glaberrima chromosome 8, OglaRS2, whole genome shotgun sequence DNA segment above includes these coding regions:
- the LOC127781256 gene encoding protein ELF4-LIKE 4-like produces the protein MMEEDSFVNNDVGEEVVVANGGDGEGVGGMARSDDGGDGGGGNVVQDPPLSLGEVRGILEQNHTLIQEISQNHKARDADRLTRNVALIRDLNTNIARVVDLYANLTGSSHSHTTSDVASATNTNATNSSSPSAAAATAEVSKQPHTTDTDAK